A section of the Mesobacillus jeotgali genome encodes:
- the qoxD gene encoding cytochrome aa3 quinol oxidase subunit IV: MEKHSKGFPVSHIVGFFMSLALTFGAAWIALQSSLSMKAVMWIIGTLAVAQAGIQLYMFMHINEGDDKVTNNINILYSAFIAVVIVAGSIWVMTSGHSH; the protein is encoded by the coding sequence ATGGAAAAGCATTCAAAAGGCTTTCCTGTAAGCCATATTGTTGGTTTCTTCATGTCACTCGCATTAACATTTGGCGCTGCCTGGATTGCACTTCAGAGTTCGCTATCAATGAAAGCTGTTATGTGGATAATCGGCACACTGGCTGTTGCTCAGGCAGGCATCCAACTGTACATGTTCATGCACATCAATGAGGGTGATGACAAAGTAACAAACAATATCAATATTCTTTATTCAGCATTCATTGCGGTCGTCATTGTGGCAGGCTCAATTTGGGTCATGACATCTGGACACTCGCACTAA
- a CDS encoding cold-shock protein: protein MEQGTVKWFNAEKGFGFIEREGGDDVFVHFSAIQSEGFKSLDEGQKVSFDVEQGARGPQAANVTKL, encoded by the coding sequence ATGGAACAAGGTACAGTAAAATGGTTTAACGCAGAAAAAGGTTTTGGATTCATCGAGCGCGAAGGTGGAGACGACGTATTCGTACACTTCTCTGCTATCCAATCTGAAGGTTTCAAATCATTAGACGAAGGTCAAAAAGTATCTTTCGACGTTGAGCAAGGCGCTCGCGGACCACAAGCTGCTAACGTAACAAAACTATAA
- a CDS encoding DUF2935 domain-containing protein, producing MISLWDEHKFWLEMLQDHAYFVRDALSPVEKEYVEQAVKFIDLYDDLIERLQRIPPSADFTDSRMIDFAKRAWTVAKTYLDFEGTLQALRIDNKINLNLSPTYLNGTLSENLEYLRILKYLIYGQEPVRLSAAEVMDLWLEDQLGHAVLFENLLDPIEVEANTAIQAYKRRFQLFIVQNHHLKNYMRVKEPGFTRQQEFIYEVGKTTLEMNQFIRNMVEKYKRNMLLNKTNLRFLEHHFPETCYFLVQLSIYEPRLRSEINNCSLSKPSF from the coding sequence ATGATTTCTCTTTGGGATGAACACAAGTTTTGGCTGGAAATGCTGCAGGATCATGCTTATTTTGTAAGGGATGCTTTGTCTCCTGTCGAAAAGGAGTATGTTGAACAGGCAGTGAAATTTATCGATTTATATGATGATCTCATTGAAAGGCTCCAGAGGATACCGCCGAGTGCTGATTTTACTGATAGTCGAATGATTGATTTTGCAAAAAGAGCCTGGACTGTGGCGAAAACTTATCTTGATTTTGAAGGAACGCTTCAAGCATTGAGAATTGATAACAAAATTAATCTTAATCTTTCCCCAACCTATTTGAATGGTACTTTAAGCGAAAACCTCGAATATTTGAGGATACTGAAGTACCTCATATATGGGCAGGAACCGGTCCGATTGTCGGCGGCGGAAGTTATGGATCTCTGGCTTGAGGATCAGCTCGGGCATGCGGTACTTTTTGAAAATCTGCTTGATCCGATAGAAGTGGAGGCCAATACCGCTATTCAAGCGTATAAAAGAAGATTCCAATTGTTTATTGTCCAGAATCACCATCTGAAAAATTACATGCGAGTGAAAGAACCAGGCTTCACCCGCCAGCAGGAATTCATTTATGAAGTTGGAAAGACGACATTGGAAATGAATCAGTTTATCAGGAATATGGTTGAAAAGTATAAAAGGAACATGCTCCTGAATAAAACGAATCTCCGTTTCCTGGAACATCATTTTCCGGAAACGTGTTATTTCCTTGTCCAGTTAAGCATATATGAACCTAGGCTTCGTTCAGAAATAAACAATTGTTCTTTATCGAAACCATCCTTTTAG
- a CDS encoding M28 family peptidase, whose protein sequence is MKKKPYLSIALVAGLAVSSIGAQAIYAKPAETAQQVQPFNVFDNKVLDKINVENIYNNIEYLSRTPRVAGTEAEHKAIQYVKEQFESYGYETELQEFTFYGYTAPHTVKLSIDGYTGEIKPKSFTYGMDGNVSGELVYAGLGQTSDFEGKDFTGKIALIKRGSISFADKVLNAAANGASGVIIFNNASGELNGTFGSPSDKYVPAVGITQEAGQALLQKLNNGESLNAAIQIEGAEAGMRTSYNVIAKKAPTNKNKSTDGIVALGAHHDSVPGAPGANDDASGTAMTLELARVMKDLPTNMEMRFMTFGAEELGLIGSRYYVSQLPEEEKDRFVGYFNMDMVGSRDAGDLVINTVDGSQNIVSQTAQASSARLNGEPTPIQTGGSSDHVSFYEGGIASGSFIHRPLEPWYHTPEDTIDKISKEKLQDVAEIVGTAVYDIVRPDNQGPKGNRGKEQKVPHLYYEQDVK, encoded by the coding sequence ATGAAGAAGAAGCCTTATTTATCAATTGCTTTAGTTGCTGGTTTAGCAGTAAGCTCTATAGGGGCACAAGCGATTTATGCAAAACCGGCAGAAACAGCGCAACAAGTGCAGCCATTTAATGTATTTGACAACAAGGTGCTCGACAAAATCAATGTTGAAAATATTTATAACAATATTGAATATCTTTCAAGGACTCCCCGAGTTGCCGGTACTGAAGCTGAACATAAAGCGATTCAATATGTTAAGGAGCAATTTGAGTCATATGGCTATGAAACAGAACTTCAGGAATTTACTTTTTACGGATACACCGCACCGCATACCGTAAAGCTTTCGATTGATGGTTATACGGGTGAAATCAAACCTAAATCCTTTACATACGGAATGGATGGGAATGTTTCGGGAGAATTAGTATATGCGGGATTGGGACAAACCTCAGATTTTGAAGGCAAGGATTTTACAGGTAAAATTGCATTGATAAAGCGAGGATCAATTTCGTTCGCTGATAAAGTACTGAACGCTGCTGCAAACGGTGCTTCAGGTGTAATAATTTTTAACAATGCATCTGGGGAACTTAACGGGACCTTTGGATCGCCTAGTGATAAATATGTTCCTGCTGTAGGCATTACCCAGGAGGCGGGACAAGCCTTATTGCAAAAGTTGAATAACGGTGAATCTTTGAATGCAGCGATTCAAATTGAAGGTGCAGAAGCCGGAATGAGGACATCATATAATGTCATAGCCAAGAAAGCACCTACAAATAAAAATAAATCAACGGACGGAATCGTTGCGTTAGGAGCACATCACGACTCAGTACCTGGTGCACCAGGGGCGAATGATGACGCTTCCGGCACAGCAATGACACTTGAACTTGCACGCGTAATGAAGGATCTGCCGACAAATATGGAGATGCGCTTCATGACATTCGGAGCAGAAGAACTCGGTTTGATTGGTTCCCGTTATTATGTAAGCCAGCTGCCTGAAGAAGAAAAAGATAGATTTGTCGGATATTTTAACATGGATATGGTTGGCAGCAGGGATGCTGGCGATTTAGTCATCAATACCGTTGACGGCAGCCAAAATATTGTTTCACAAACAGCTCAAGCATCAAGTGCCCGTCTGAATGGTGAGCCGACCCCTATCCAGACAGGGGGCAGCAGTGACCATGTGTCATTCTACGAAGGAGGAATTGCATCCGGATCATTCATCCACAGGCCGCTTGAGCCATGGTACCATACACCTGAAGATACCATTGATAAAATCAGCAAGGAAAAACTGCAGGATGTAGCCGAAATCGTAGGGACGGCCGTATATGACATTGTGCGTCCGGACAATCAGGGACCAAAGGGCAATAGAGGAAAAGAACAAAAAGTACCACACTTATACTATGAGCAGGATGTTAAATAA
- the adhE gene encoding bifunctional acetaldehyde-CoA/alcohol dehydrogenase, protein MGTVEKEIKDQSSVVTMVDNLVVKGLSALKKMREMDQETVDKIVKEMALAGLDQHMPLAKMAVEETKRGVYEDKIIKNMFATEYVYHNIKYDKTAGIIEENEHEGMITIAEPVGVIAGVTPVTNPTSTTMFKALISIKTRNPIIFAFHPSAQKCSSEAARILRDAAIKAGAPEDCVQWIEKPSLEATQALMNHSKISMILATGGAGMVKSAYSSGKPALGVGPGNVPCYIERTANVKRSVNDLILSKTFDNGMICASEQAVIIDKEIYHEVKTEMTANNCYFLNEEEKAKVEKLVINEHSCAVNADIVGMPAHRIAEMAGIAVPEETKILVAELKGVGPQYPLSREKLSPVLACYKVNGTEEGLKRAEEMLEFGGLGHSAVIHSTSDEVIKSFGLRMKAGRIIVNAPSSQGAIGDIYNAYLPSLTLGCGTYGGNSVSTNVGAVNLINVKKVARRNVNMQWFKVPSKIYFEKNSTQYLAKMPKITKAFIVTDPGMVKLGYVDRVLYHLRKRPDYVHCEIFSEVEPDPSIETVMKGAEMMANFEPDVIIALGGGSAMDAAKGMWLFYEYPEADFHGLKQKFLDIRKRIVKYPHLGRKAQFVAIPTTSGTGSEVTSFSVITDKKANIKYPLADYELTPDVAIVDPQFVMTVPKHITADTGMDVLTHAIEAYVSCMANDYTDGLAIKAIQLIFEYLPRAYRNGQDEVAREKVHNASTIAGMAFANAFLGINHSLAHKLGAEFHIAHGRSNTILMPHVIRYNATKPKKFTAFPKYESFVADQRYAEISRILGLPARTTEEGVESLVQAIIRLAKEMEIPMSIEANGVDKAEFEAKVNQLADRAFEDQCTTANPKLPLVSELAEIYRLAYKGL, encoded by the coding sequence ATGGGTACTGTTGAAAAAGAGATTAAGGATCAATCTTCCGTTGTTACCATGGTCGATAATTTAGTTGTGAAGGGCTTGTCTGCTTTAAAGAAAATGCGCGAAATGGATCAGGAAACAGTTGATAAAATTGTTAAGGAAATGGCACTTGCAGGGCTTGACCAGCATATGCCCCTTGCGAAAATGGCAGTCGAGGAAACAAAACGTGGAGTATATGAAGATAAAATCATCAAGAATATGTTTGCCACTGAATACGTTTATCACAATATTAAGTACGATAAAACAGCTGGTATCATAGAGGAAAATGAACATGAGGGAATGATTACAATTGCAGAACCGGTTGGTGTGATTGCCGGAGTAACGCCCGTTACCAATCCGACTTCCACAACGATGTTCAAAGCGCTGATTTCAATAAAGACTCGCAACCCAATTATTTTTGCCTTTCACCCATCTGCACAAAAATGCAGCAGTGAAGCCGCAAGGATCCTTCGGGACGCTGCTATTAAGGCAGGGGCACCTGAGGATTGTGTTCAATGGATCGAAAAGCCTTCTTTGGAAGCCACTCAGGCTCTAATGAACCATTCGAAGATTTCGATGATTTTAGCTACAGGGGGAGCGGGAATGGTAAAATCCGCTTACAGTTCAGGCAAGCCAGCTTTGGGAGTCGGACCAGGGAATGTTCCGTGTTATATTGAACGCACTGCTAATGTAAAGAGATCTGTCAATGACCTGATTTTATCCAAAACATTTGACAACGGAATGATCTGTGCGTCTGAACAGGCAGTCATCATAGACAAGGAAATTTATCATGAAGTAAAAACAGAGATGACTGCAAACAATTGCTATTTCTTAAACGAGGAAGAAAAGGCGAAGGTAGAGAAGCTTGTCATCAACGAACATTCTTGTGCAGTGAACGCTGATATAGTAGGAATGCCGGCACACAGAATAGCGGAAATGGCAGGCATAGCCGTACCAGAAGAGACAAAAATCCTTGTAGCTGAGCTTAAGGGTGTAGGGCCGCAATATCCTCTGTCCCGTGAAAAATTGAGCCCGGTGCTCGCTTGTTATAAAGTCAACGGAACGGAAGAAGGCCTAAAGCGTGCGGAAGAAATGCTAGAATTCGGCGGCCTCGGTCATTCGGCTGTTATCCACTCTACAAGCGATGAAGTCATCAAGTCATTTGGCTTACGAATGAAGGCAGGCCGGATAATTGTCAATGCTCCATCATCCCAGGGTGCCATTGGGGACATCTACAACGCTTATCTTCCGTCACTGACCCTTGGCTGCGGAACATATGGCGGCAACTCAGTTTCTACAAACGTTGGGGCAGTCAACCTGATCAATGTTAAAAAAGTTGCGAGAAGGAACGTGAATATGCAGTGGTTTAAAGTACCTTCTAAGATTTATTTTGAAAAGAATTCAACACAGTATCTTGCTAAAATGCCGAAAATTACGAAGGCTTTCATCGTTACTGATCCTGGAATGGTCAAGCTTGGTTATGTTGACAGAGTACTTTACCACTTAAGGAAGCGTCCTGATTATGTTCACTGTGAAATCTTCTCGGAAGTCGAACCAGATCCTTCAATCGAAACAGTGATGAAAGGCGCTGAAATGATGGCAAACTTTGAGCCGGATGTCATCATTGCTCTTGGCGGGGGATCTGCAATGGACGCAGCAAAAGGCATGTGGCTGTTCTATGAATACCCAGAAGCGGATTTCCATGGTTTAAAGCAAAAATTCCTTGATATACGCAAAAGGATTGTCAAATATCCGCACCTCGGACGGAAAGCTCAATTTGTGGCTATCCCTACCACATCAGGTACAGGTTCTGAAGTGACATCCTTCTCGGTGATCACTGACAAAAAAGCAAATATCAAATATCCGCTCGCCGATTATGAATTGACACCAGACGTGGCAATCGTCGATCCGCAATTTGTCATGACAGTGCCAAAGCATATCACTGCAGATACAGGAATGGATGTTCTTACACACGCAATAGAAGCATATGTAAGCTGCATGGCCAATGACTATACAGACGGCCTTGCCATCAAGGCAATCCAGCTTATATTTGAATATCTGCCAAGAGCATACCGAAATGGCCAGGACGAAGTGGCCCGAGAGAAGGTTCACAATGCCTCTACAATTGCCGGGATGGCTTTCGCCAACGCATTCCTTGGAATCAACCACAGCCTTGCCCATAAGCTTGGAGCGGAATTCCATATTGCGCACGGCCGTTCCAATACCATCCTGATGCCGCATGTTATCCGTTATAACGCAACAAAACCGAAAAAGTTCACTGCTTTCCCTAAATATGAAAGCTTTGTTGCGGACCAGCGCTATGCTGAAATTTCACGGATCCTGGGGTTACCGGCACGCACGACGGAAGAGGGAGTTGAAAGTCTGGTACAGGCCATTATCAGACTGGCAAAAGAAATGGAAATTCCGATGAGCATTGAAGCGAACGGGGTTGATAAAGCTGAATTTGAAGCTAAGGTCAATCAGTTGGCTGACCGGGCTTTCGAGGACCAGTGCACCACTGCGAACCCTAAACTGCCATTAGTATCCGAGCTGGCTGAAATTTATCGATTAGCATACAAAGGATTATAG
- a CDS encoding Hsp20/alpha crystallin family protein: MNSMVEARRILGQDFFEAAADILPLLGPRIDMFQGDHEVVLVVELPGLVSQEDVRLSLNGFRLTIAGEIKRPYISDEKRLLINERAGGPFERTIDIPRQCALENIKADFLKGLLFIRCHMILNSQTKLKN, encoded by the coding sequence ATGAATTCAATGGTGGAAGCCAGAAGAATACTAGGACAGGATTTCTTTGAGGCAGCAGCTGATATCCTGCCATTACTGGGCCCTAGAATTGATATGTTCCAAGGGGATCATGAAGTAGTCTTGGTTGTTGAATTGCCTGGTCTTGTTTCGCAGGAGGATGTAAGGCTTTCATTGAATGGTTTTAGATTAACGATAGCAGGGGAGATAAAACGTCCATATATTTCAGATGAAAAGCGTCTTTTGATTAATGAACGAGCCGGCGGTCCATTTGAGCGAACCATAGATATCCCCCGCCAGTGTGCTTTGGAAAATATTAAGGCAGATTTTCTCAAGGGACTCTTATTTATCCGCTGCCATATGATATTAAACAGTCAAACCAAACTGAAGAATTAA
- the qoxA gene encoding cytochrome aa3 quinol oxidase subunit II, which yields MKKSKLFLVSLTSIMAVLLLSGCENNMVVFNPEGPIARQILELINFSIALMLLVTVVVFSLFAFIVWKYRERKENMDYEPPEEHGSTVLEIIWTVIPILIIVALTIPTVKTIYAIDEIPKGYEEKKPLVINVTSADWKWIFSYPEQGIETVNYVNIPEDRPIDFRLTSAGTMQSFWVPALGGQKYSMAKAETQLYLVADNPGSYVGRNTNFNGQGYAGMEFEVLSQTQEDFDQWIKDVKETAPKMTLEEYEKMLEPSHFGRKTFSNTHLEWVDHSDPDSKNYTNPEMYDRGHGWPGKIFEDKDNYKNKDASDHENMNHKESETEDSHGGEHSGH from the coding sequence ATGAAGAAATCAAAACTTTTTTTGGTCTCCCTCACCTCGATCATGGCTGTGCTGTTGCTTAGCGGCTGTGAAAACAATATGGTGGTATTTAACCCAGAGGGACCAATTGCTAGGCAAATTCTCGAGCTAATCAACTTTTCGATTGCCTTGATGCTGCTTGTTACAGTGGTAGTATTCAGTCTTTTCGCGTTCATTGTCTGGAAGTATCGAGAGCGAAAAGAAAATATGGATTATGAACCACCTGAAGAACACGGCAGTACGGTACTGGAGATTATTTGGACAGTAATCCCTATTTTGATTATCGTTGCTTTGACCATTCCAACAGTCAAAACAATTTATGCTATAGATGAAATTCCGAAAGGCTACGAGGAAAAAAAGCCTCTGGTCATCAACGTCACTTCTGCTGACTGGAAATGGATTTTCAGTTATCCAGAACAAGGGATTGAAACAGTAAACTATGTCAATATTCCTGAAGACCGTCCAATTGACTTTAGGCTGACATCTGCAGGAACAATGCAAAGTTTCTGGGTTCCAGCGCTTGGCGGACAGAAGTATTCAATGGCAAAAGCTGAAACACAGCTTTATCTTGTTGCCGATAATCCTGGCTCATATGTGGGACGAAATACTAACTTTAATGGTCAGGGATATGCAGGAATGGAATTTGAAGTCCTCTCCCAGACTCAAGAAGATTTCGACCAATGGATTAAGGACGTAAAAGAAACAGCACCAAAAATGACTCTTGAAGAATATGAGAAAATGCTTGAGCCATCACACTTTGGCCGTAAAACTTTCTCGAATACACACCTTGAGTGGGTAGACCATTCTGACCCTGATTCAAAGAACTACACCAACCCAGAAATGTATGACAGAGGACACGGATGGCCTGGTAAGATCTTTGAAGATAAGGATAACTACAAAAATAAAGATGCTTCAGATCATGAAAATATGAATCATAAAGAATCAGAAACTGAAGATTCTCACGGAGGTGAGCACAGTGGGCATTAA
- the qoxC gene encoding cytochrome aa3 quinol oxidase subunit III: MSAKVNAALPLEYQTEQNRMNILGFWIFLGAEIVLFATLFGVYGVLSQRYAGGPTQSDIFVVRDVMIQTFLLLTSSFTMGISIYEMRRSNIKGMLMWLALTLLLGGGFLFMEVREFIHYVHEGATMQTSAFLSSFFVLLGTHGLHVTIGIGWAILLIIQILKRGLTPVTARKTFIFGLYWHFLDVVWIFIFTFVYLQGLVM; encoded by the coding sequence ATGTCAGCTAAAGTTAATGCAGCTTTGCCGCTTGAATACCAGACAGAGCAAAACAGGATGAATATTCTCGGCTTCTGGATCTTCCTTGGAGCTGAAATCGTGCTCTTTGCTACCCTGTTCGGAGTTTACGGCGTACTCAGTCAGCGCTACGCTGGAGGCCCGACTCAAAGCGATATCTTTGTAGTCAGAGACGTCATGATACAAACCTTCCTGCTTTTAACCAGCAGTTTTACAATGGGAATCTCGATTTATGAAATGCGTCGCAGCAATATCAAGGGCATGCTGATGTGGCTTGCTCTCACCTTATTGCTCGGCGGAGGTTTCCTATTTATGGAGGTTCGCGAATTCATTCACTATGTCCACGAGGGTGCAACGATGCAAACCAGTGCGTTCCTGTCTAGCTTCTTTGTGCTTCTTGGAACACACGGATTACACGTTACCATAGGAATTGGCTGGGCCATCCTGCTGATTATCCAGATCTTGAAAAGAGGATTAACACCGGTCACAGCCCGCAAGACATTCATCTTTGGACTGTACTGGCACTTCCTGGATGTCGTCTGGATCTTCATCTTTACATTTGTTTATCTGCAAGGGTTGGTGATGTAA
- the qoxB gene encoding cytochrome aa3 quinol oxidase subunit I codes for MGIKWDEFFVTGDPLIFASQIGIALTLVGALAGITYFKKWNYLWTQWLTTVDHKKIGIMYILLGVVMFFRGGIDGLMMKGQTAVPENEFLNAQHYNEVFTTHGVIMILFVAMPLLIGLMNFVIPLQIGARDVAFPQLNALSFWLTVSGAALFNISFIIGGSPDAGWTSYFPLAGKEFSPGIGNNFYAVALQIAGAGTLMTGINFVVTVLKMRTKGMTLMKMPMFTWTSFITSIIIVASFPIFTVALALMTFDRTFGTHFFTISGGGMDMLWANLFWLWGHPEVYIVVLPAFGMLSDIISTFARKTLYGYKSMVISIVMISVLSMLVWVHHFFTMGNNAAVNSFFSITTMAIAIPTGVKVFNWLFTMRKGRIKFTTAMLWALAFVPNFVIGGVTGVMLAMAAADYQYHNTLFLVAHFHYVLIPGVVFPIFAGLYFWWPKMFGYMLNEKIGKWHFWLFVVGFNVTFMPMFFLGLDGAVRRAYTYSAETGFGPLMMLSAIGSVILAAGFAALVYNIYWSARHADRNIGNDPWDARTLEWATATPVQHYNFASLPEVTKLDAFWHMKKNNELQPLSEDEIEEIHLPSNTWIPIYMGVIFGISGFLLVFEWTLAAGIAALGIFAGLAFRSFDYDEGFHVHKDEIFKTESKWRKFANKGVKNHVS; via the coding sequence GTGGGCATTAAATGGGATGAATTTTTCGTAACCGGCGATCCACTGATTTTTGCATCACAAATTGGTATTGCCCTGACACTGGTTGGTGCATTAGCCGGAATCACTTATTTTAAAAAATGGAACTACCTCTGGACACAATGGTTGACAACTGTTGACCACAAGAAAATCGGGATTATGTATATCCTCCTTGGTGTCGTGATGTTCTTCCGTGGCGGCATTGATGGCTTGATGATGAAAGGCCAGACAGCTGTTCCGGAGAATGAATTCCTGAATGCTCAGCATTACAATGAGGTATTTACGACACACGGCGTCATAATGATCCTGTTTGTTGCGATGCCCCTTTTAATCGGGCTTATGAACTTTGTGATTCCACTGCAAATTGGCGCACGTGATGTTGCTTTTCCGCAGCTGAACGCGCTTAGCTTCTGGCTCACTGTCAGTGGTGCTGCACTTTTCAATATTTCGTTCATTATCGGCGGTTCTCCTGATGCTGGATGGACTTCTTACTTCCCTCTTGCCGGGAAAGAATTCAGTCCAGGCATAGGAAATAACTTCTATGCAGTAGCCCTGCAAATTGCAGGGGCAGGGACTTTGATGACCGGTATTAACTTTGTTGTCACTGTTTTAAAAATGAGAACTAAAGGCATGACATTGATGAAAATGCCGATGTTCACTTGGACATCCTTCATTACATCAATTATTATCGTGGCGAGTTTCCCGATTTTCACGGTCGCACTTGCATTGATGACTTTTGACCGTACATTCGGAACTCACTTTTTCACGATTTCTGGCGGCGGGATGGATATGCTTTGGGCAAACCTGTTCTGGCTTTGGGGTCACCCGGAAGTTTATATCGTAGTTCTTCCAGCATTCGGCATGCTTTCAGATATAATCTCAACTTTTGCACGTAAGACTCTTTACGGTTATAAATCAATGGTCATTTCTATCGTAATGATTTCAGTTCTGAGTATGCTGGTTTGGGTTCACCACTTCTTCACAATGGGCAATAATGCCGCAGTGAACTCATTCTTCTCGATCACAACGATGGCGATTGCGATTCCAACTGGTGTGAAAGTATTCAACTGGCTGTTCACGATGAGAAAGGGTCGGATCAAGTTTACGACTGCAATGCTTTGGGCACTTGCTTTCGTTCCTAACTTTGTCATCGGCGGAGTAACTGGTGTCATGCTGGCAATGGCTGCAGCAGATTACCAGTATCACAACACGTTATTCCTTGTGGCGCACTTCCACTATGTATTAATTCCTGGGGTGGTGTTCCCAATCTTTGCGGGTCTCTACTTCTGGTGGCCTAAGATGTTCGGCTATATGCTGAATGAAAAAATAGGTAAATGGCACTTCTGGCTGTTTGTTGTCGGCTTTAACGTCACATTCATGCCAATGTTCTTCCTAGGTCTTGATGGTGCAGTCCGCCGTGCATACACCTACTCTGCTGAGACAGGCTTCGGCCCATTGATGATGCTTTCAGCAATAGGTTCTGTTATCCTTGCTGCAGGCTTTGCGGCTCTTGTGTACAACATCTACTGGAGTGCTCGACATGCAGACCGTAATATTGGCAATGATCCATGGGATGCAAGAACACTCGAGTGGGCAACTGCTACTCCGGTCCAACATTACAACTTCGCTTCCCTCCCGGAAGTAACGAAGCTGGATGCTTTCTGGCATATGAAAAAGAACAATGAACTTCAGCCGCTTTCTGAAGATGAGATTGAAGAAATCCACTTGCCAAGCAACACATGGATTCCTATCTACATGGGAGTAATCTTTGGTATTTCAGGATTCCTGCTTGTTTTTGAATGGACATTAGCCGCTGGAATAGCAGCACTAGGAATTTTTGCCGGATTGGCATTCCGTTCATTTGATTACGACGAAGGTTTCCATGTCCATAAAGATGAAATCTTTAAAACCGAAAGTAAGTGGAGAAAATTTGCGAACAAAGGAGTGAAGAACCATGTCAGCTAA
- a CDS encoding DUF421 domain-containing protein, whose protein sequence is MMNQAELVLRIALGFIVLFAMARWSGRKEISQMTFFNLVSAIAFGSIAAALVVNPSVSLINGVIALLGWAVFTVITDQMHLKSKKVRKLLMGDPVIVIKNGKILEKALRQTRLDTDSLQAMLRQKNVFSLSDVDYAIFETDGKLSIMKKPNKQTVTKKDLNIAVTKGNFVPLSTELVADGQVNLQNLAKMKKDQTWLEQQLQQAGVRSVDDVFYAEVQPDGTLYVDKRDDLLH, encoded by the coding sequence ATGATGAATCAGGCAGAATTGGTATTAAGAATCGCGTTAGGTTTTATCGTATTATTTGCAATGGCGAGATGGTCAGGCCGAAAAGAAATCAGTCAAATGACGTTTTTCAACCTTGTATCTGCCATTGCGTTCGGTTCTATTGCAGCAGCTCTTGTTGTTAATCCAAGCGTAAGTTTAATAAATGGAGTAATTGCTTTACTTGGTTGGGCTGTGTTTACAGTGATAACTGACCAGATGCATCTCAAGTCCAAAAAAGTTAGAAAACTGCTTATGGGCGACCCGGTAATTGTAATTAAGAACGGGAAAATCCTGGAGAAAGCCCTTAGACAAACTAGACTGGATACTGACTCACTCCAAGCTATGCTGCGCCAAAAAAATGTTTTTTCATTAAGCGATGTCGATTACGCTATCTTTGAAACTGATGGGAAGCTTTCTATTATGAAAAAACCCAACAAACAAACAGTCACTAAAAAAGATTTAAATATTGCCGTAACCAAAGGTAATTTCGTTCCGCTTTCAACAGAACTGGTAGCTGACGGTCAGGTCAATCTTCAAAATCTGGCTAAAATGAAAAAAGATCAAACCTGGCTCGAGCAACAATTACAGCAAGCCGGTGTCCGATCCGTGGATGATGTTTTTTATGCAGAAGTGCAGCCGGACGGAACACTTTACGTAGATAAAAGAGATGATTTATTGCATTAA